From a region of the Apibacter sp. B3706 genome:
- a CDS encoding AMP-binding protein: MIHLNFSKPIDVNAIPCQEKWQIDLVDFLKDWYSASPTIITKTSGSTGTPKNIELTKKAMAESAKMTGTFLNLKANDSALLCMPSSYIAGKMMLVRAIVWKLDLYCIKPVSHPLENLNREFTFSAMTPMQVENSLDKIYLIKKLIVGGAQPSAQLVSELKNQTTDIYESFGMTETISHIALKKISGHAANSAFKVMPYTKIRVDERGCLCILPPFLDEEIVTNDLVSLISDNEFEWKGRMDHVINSGGIKIFPEQVEKQLKSIIQSDFIISSVQDPLLGSKVVIIIAGKKDLNLEKQILDFNYENKYEKPKEFIYVESFAKTPTGKIIRKI; this comes from the coding sequence ATGATTCATCTGAATTTTTCAAAACCTATAGACGTAAATGCAATACCTTGTCAAGAAAAATGGCAAATAGACCTTGTTGATTTTTTAAAAGATTGGTATTCTGCTTCACCCACTATAATCACAAAGACATCCGGTTCCACCGGAACTCCAAAAAATATTGAACTGACTAAAAAAGCTATGGCTGAAAGCGCAAAGATGACGGGTACTTTTTTAAATCTTAAAGCTAATGACAGCGCTCTCCTTTGTATGCCTTCTTCCTATATAGCAGGTAAGATGATGTTAGTAAGAGCTATCGTTTGGAAATTAGATCTTTATTGCATTAAGCCCGTATCTCATCCCCTTGAGAATCTTAACAGAGAATTTACCTTTTCTGCAATGACGCCTATGCAAGTTGAAAATTCATTGGATAAGATTTACCTTATAAAAAAATTGATTGTAGGAGGCGCTCAGCCTTCCGCTCAATTGGTATCCGAATTAAAAAACCAAACTACCGATATTTATGAATCTTTTGGAATGACGGAAACGATATCTCATATTGCACTAAAAAAAATATCGGGTCATGCGGCAAATTCGGCTTTTAAAGTTATGCCCTATACTAAAATTCGTGTGGATGAAAGAGGTTGTTTGTGTATTCTTCCTCCATTTTTGGATGAAGAAATTGTAACTAATGATCTGGTTTCGCTCATTTCTGACAATGAATTTGAATGGAAAGGAAGAATGGACCATGTAATTAATTCCGGAGGAATTAAAATTTTTCCTGAACAAGTCGAAAAACAACTCAAATCTATTATTCAATCTGATTTTATCATTTCATCCGTACAAGATCCTTTACTAGGTAGTAAAGTAGTGATTATTATAGCCGGAAAAAAAGATCTCAATTTGGAAAAACAAATTCTAGATTTCAATTACGAAAATAAATATGAAAAACCTAAAGAGTTTATTTATGTTGAAAGCTTTGCTAAAACTCCTACCGGAAAAATCATCCGAAAAATATAA
- a CDS encoding type II asparaginase, producing MKTKSLKNLFSLFVLFIFMAVNAQYKPTIYILATGGTIAGQGSSSVTQAYTAGSITVDELLKAVPSIKDIANIKAEQVANIGSQDMNDDVWLKLSKRVNELLKQKDVDGIVITHGTDTQEETAYFLNLTVKSNKPVVLVGSMRPSTAISADGPRNIYNAVACAGSPESLGKGVMVVMDDKIIGADDITKTHTLSVGTFEDPNYGNLGIVYNGKPIYTRESVKRHTINSEFDITNITKLPRVEVILSYSNAKSLFVDAAVNAGVRGIVTAGVGNGNITTDLQNALANAVKKGIAVVRSSRISMGPTAQYDEVDDDKYGFTASWYLNPYKSRVLLMLALTKTNNYKEIQRMFTEY from the coding sequence ATGAAAACAAAAAGTTTAAAAAATTTGTTCAGTTTGTTTGTATTGTTTATTTTTATGGCGGTTAACGCACAGTATAAACCAACTATTTACATTTTAGCAACAGGAGGAACCATCGCAGGACAAGGGTCATCCTCTGTAACTCAGGCATATACAGCCGGTTCTATTACAGTAGATGAACTTTTAAAAGCAGTTCCTTCCATTAAAGACATTGCTAACATTAAAGCAGAGCAAGTAGCAAATATCGGAAGTCAGGACATGAATGACGATGTTTGGCTAAAATTATCGAAAAGAGTTAATGAATTGCTTAAACAAAAAGATGTAGACGGAATTGTAATTACCCACGGTACCGATACTCAAGAAGAAACAGCATATTTTCTTAACTTAACCGTAAAAAGCAACAAGCCTGTAGTATTAGTAGGTTCCATGCGTCCATCTACTGCCATTAGTGCAGACGGTCCTAGAAATATTTACAATGCAGTTGCATGTGCTGGATCGCCGGAATCTTTAGGTAAAGGAGTAATGGTAGTAATGGATGATAAAATTATAGGGGCTGATGATATTACCAAAACACATACTCTTTCTGTAGGAACTTTTGAAGATCCAAATTATGGGAATTTGGGAATCGTGTATAACGGTAAACCCATCTATACCAGGGAATCTGTTAAAAGACATACAATAAATTCAGAATTTGACATAACTAACATAACTAAACTGCCTAGAGTTGAAGTAATTTTAAGTTATTCCAACGCTAAGTCATTATTTGTAGATGCTGCAGTTAATGCCGGAGTAAGAGGAATAGTAACTGCAGGAGTAGGTAACGGAAACATTACCACCGATCTACAAAATGCACTTGCAAATGCAGTAAAAAAAGGAATTGCAGTAGTTCGCTCCTCCCGAATTTCAATGGGGCCAACTGCTCAATATGATGAAGTAGATGACGATAAATATGGATTTACAGCATCTTGGTACTTAAATCCGTATAAATCCAGAGTATTGTTGATGCTTGCTTTAACCAAAACAAATAATTATAAGGAAATACAAAGAATGTTTACAGAATATTAA
- the aspT gene encoding aspartate-alanine antiporter, whose product MEWILKTIQGSPELAIFLTLALGFAIGQIKIKGFSLGAVTGVLLMGVLIGQLGISISPTVKSAFFLIFLFAVGYSVGPQFVHGLKKEGLPQIAFAALVCVSCLLVGWVAAIIAGFDVGNAAGLLAGANTISAVIGVASDTINQLSIDSSQKQQLINHIPVAYAVTYIFGTAGTAWFLSSIGPKLLGKDVIGQTKKYEESLGGEIQDDDSSLEYAYDGATFRVIEAGSSFFNQKRSVQEVENLLVNKGWPVYVEQIRSASNNEIISDPNPDTTINRGDRMVLNGPLDTILSDENLVGKEVADLELLDFKVESLKVMVANKEIIGKCLHTLKYNKNRHGVIILKIHRGKTTIPLLKNVTIQRGDIVEIEGRKTDVDKFASYLGYPERPTNVTDILYIGLGIFLGGLLGSLSIRTGNIPLSLSASGGVLIMGIIFGWLRSLRPTFGYIPSPSVWLMNNLGLNMFIAVVGINAGPDFISGLKTAGVSLFIAGIFVSIVPMFIGILLGRYVFKFNPAITLGACAGARTTTAALGALEDTLQSKVPALSYTTTYAVGNTLLIIWGVVIVLLMS is encoded by the coding sequence ATGGAATGGATTTTAAAAACTATTCAAGGTTCTCCTGAATTAGCTATTTTTCTCACCTTAGCATTAGGTTTTGCAATCGGACAAATAAAAATTAAAGGATTTAGTTTAGGCGCCGTTACGGGCGTTCTTTTAATGGGAGTATTAATCGGACAGCTGGGTATTTCCATTTCGCCTACTGTAAAATCAGCATTTTTTCTCATATTTTTATTTGCCGTTGGATATAGTGTGGGTCCTCAATTTGTGCACGGATTAAAAAAAGAAGGATTGCCGCAAATTGCATTTGCAGCCTTAGTATGTGTATCTTGTTTATTAGTGGGATGGGTTGCCGCAATTATTGCAGGTTTTGATGTAGGAAATGCAGCAGGATTATTAGCCGGAGCTAATACCATATCAGCAGTAATTGGAGTAGCATCCGATACGATAAATCAGTTAAGTATAGACTCTTCTCAAAAACAACAATTAATAAATCACATTCCCGTTGCGTATGCAGTAACTTATATATTTGGAACAGCAGGGACAGCATGGTTTTTATCATCCATTGGACCTAAACTTTTAGGAAAAGATGTTATAGGGCAAACCAAAAAATATGAAGAATCACTAGGAGGAGAAATACAAGATGATGATTCAAGTTTAGAATATGCTTACGATGGAGCAACTTTTAGAGTAATTGAAGCAGGAAGTTCATTTTTTAATCAAAAACGCTCCGTTCAAGAGGTTGAAAATTTACTAGTAAACAAAGGATGGCCCGTCTATGTTGAACAAATTCGTTCAGCTTCCAACAATGAAATTATTTCAGATCCCAATCCTGATACTACTATCAATAGGGGAGATCGAATGGTTTTAAATGGCCCGTTAGATACCATTTTATCCGATGAAAATCTGGTTGGTAAAGAAGTAGCAGATTTGGAATTATTGGATTTTAAGGTAGAAAGTTTGAAGGTAATGGTTGCCAATAAAGAAATAATTGGAAAATGTTTGCATACCTTAAAATACAATAAAAACAGACACGGAGTAATCATATTAAAAATACATAGAGGAAAAACAACAATTCCATTATTAAAAAATGTAACCATCCAACGAGGAGATATTGTAGAAATAGAAGGCAGGAAAACAGACGTAGATAAATTTGCTTCCTATTTAGGTTATCCGGAAAGACCCACTAATGTTACTGATATTCTTTATATAGGACTGGGTATTTTTTTAGGAGGATTATTAGGGTCATTATCAATCCGTACCGGAAATATTCCCTTAAGTTTAAGTGCCAGTGGAGGAGTTTTAATTATGGGAATTATATTCGGATGGTTACGATCCTTGCGACCTACTTTTGGATACATTCCTTCGCCCTCAGTTTGGCTGATGAATAATTTGGGTTTAAATATGTTTATTGCTGTAGTGGGAATAAATGCAGGACCCGATTTTATTTCTGGATTGAAAACGGCCGGAGTAAGCTTATTTATCGCAGGAATATTTGTAAGTATCGTACCCATGTTCATTGGTATATTATTGGGAAGATATGTATTTAAATTCAATCCTGCCATTACCTTAGGTGCTTGTGCAGGAGCCCGAACTACAACTGCTGCTTTGGGAGCCTTGGAAGATACATTACAAAGTAAAGTTCCGGCCCTGTCTTATACCACTACTTATGCCGTTGGTAATACACTACTTATTATATGGGGTGTAGTAATTGTTTTGTTAATGAGCTAG
- a CDS encoding endonuclease, with product MKKILLFWIVLSTCFFYSQQAEIPFIENKSIPLNYYADAYGTGYDLKTRLKEIIKQGHVPIGYKGLWNLYKSMSAFGDQWYENDGTVLDIYSEIPNGADPYNYRFGVDQCGNYTKEGDCYNREHLIPQSVFYKKNPMLSDAFHIWPTDGKVNAMRSDYPFGRVGNSKWVSKNGSQLGSNANSGYSKGYKGVVFEPIDEFKGDIARAFFYFATRYEDEISSWSFDMFNRTKNQVFTDTFRNILLTWHVMDPVSDREIAMNEAIYSKQKNRNPYIDHPEWVEMVWGNNLKVESFEYQPRDFLEIYPTLSSGTVYIKSNDYKSAIKKVMVFSLNGILLQTIVNSYNSDLLTITIQKSGSYIIKVMGNDFEVNRKVIIQ from the coding sequence ATGAAGAAAATTTTATTATTTTGGATTGTACTATCCACTTGTTTTTTTTATTCTCAGCAAGCTGAGATACCGTTTATAGAAAATAAGTCAATACCTCTCAACTATTATGCGGATGCATACGGTACGGGATATGACTTAAAAACACGTTTGAAAGAAATTATCAAACAGGGACATGTACCCATTGGATATAAAGGTTTGTGGAATTTATATAAGTCCATGAGTGCTTTTGGTGATCAATGGTATGAAAACGACGGAACTGTTTTGGATATTTATTCTGAGATACCAAACGGTGCGGATCCCTACAATTATCGGTTTGGAGTAGATCAGTGCGGAAATTATACTAAAGAAGGAGATTGTTATAATAGAGAGCACCTGATACCTCAATCTGTATTTTATAAAAAAAATCCCATGCTGTCTGATGCCTTTCATATTTGGCCAACGGACGGAAAAGTGAATGCGATGAGAAGCGATTATCCTTTTGGCAGAGTAGGTAACAGCAAATGGGTATCCAAAAACGGGTCTCAATTGGGTAGCAATGCTAATTCAGGGTATTCTAAAGGATATAAAGGAGTCGTTTTTGAACCCATTGATGAATTTAAGGGCGATATAGCTCGAGCATTCTTTTATTTTGCAACCCGATATGAAGATGAAATCAGTTCTTGGAGTTTTGATATGTTTAATAGAACAAAAAATCAAGTGTTTACCGATACCTTTAGAAATATATTGCTGACTTGGCATGTGATGGATCCTGTCAGCGATCGAGAAATAGCTATGAATGAAGCTATTTATAGTAAACAAAAAAATCGTAATCCCTATATAGACCATCCCGAGTGGGTGGAAATGGTATGGGGAAATAATTTAAAAGTGGAAAGTTTTGAATATCAACCCAGAGATTTTTTAGAAATTTATCCTACTCTTTCTTCGGGAACTGTTTATATAAAATCCAACGATTATAAATCCGCAATAAAAAAAGTGATGGTTTTTTCTTTAAACGGAATTTTATTACAAACCATTGTCAATTCCTATAACAGCGATTTATTGACGATTACTATTCAAAAATCAGGAAGTTACATAATAAAAGTAATGGGAAATGATTTTGAAGTAAACAGAAAAGTTATAATCCAATAA
- a CDS encoding lactate utilization protein C codes for MISTKEHILEAIRKNKPQGTQYPYPVIPSFPKSSKDIVEEFKENLILNAGTCFTINSIEEGENKIKELHPQAKVICSSAIEFPGNKDLSKVTDPHQLDDVDVGIIRAEFGVSENGMVWLTEKGMMVTSLGFLSQHLIILLKPQDIVRDMYEAYSRINLNDNNYGCFMLGPSATADIGAVMVRGAQGARSLSVFFM; via the coding sequence ATGATAAGTACTAAAGAACATATATTAGAAGCTATTCGTAAAAATAAGCCTCAAGGGACCCAATATCCCTATCCTGTAATTCCTTCATTTCCCAAAAGCTCAAAAGATATTGTGGAAGAATTTAAGGAAAATTTAATCTTAAATGCCGGTACTTGCTTCACCATAAATTCCATTGAGGAAGGCGAAAACAAAATTAAAGAATTGCATCCGCAAGCTAAAGTAATTTGTTCTTCTGCCATCGAATTTCCGGGAAATAAAGATTTATCCAAAGTAACTGATCCTCATCAATTGGATGATGTGGATGTTGGAATTATTCGAGCGGAATTTGGTGTTTCAGAAAACGGTATGGTCTGGTTGACAGAAAAAGGTATGATGGTTACTTCGTTAGGTTTTCTTTCTCAACATTTAATTATTTTGTTAAAGCCTCAAGATATAGTTAGAGACATGTATGAAGCGTATTCGAGAATTAATCTTAATGATAACAATTACGGTTGTTTTATGTTAGGTCCTTCTGCTACGGCTGATATAGGAGCTGTTATGGTTCGAGGAGCACAAGGAGCCAGAAGCTTATCGGTATTTTTTATGTAG
- the aspA gene encoding aspartate ammonia-lyase — translation MYRVENDLIGDLEVPENAYYGIQTQRAVNNFHITGIKLSNYPELIKALAYVKWAAAETNCELGVLDENIKNAIVKACQEIITGKYDKEFPSDVIQGGAGTSTNMNINEVVANIALEIMGHKKGEYQYCSPHDHVNLSQSTNDAYPTSIKLAAINSNMILIDHLKQLIESFRNKGKEFMHVLKMGRTQLQDAVPMTLGQEFEAFAETLSEDVDRLTQNSNLFLEINMGATAIGTGLNAIPGYAELCAKKLAEITKLPFISAKNLVEATPDTGSYVIYSSALKRVAIKLSKICNDLRLLSSGPRCGLNEINLPAMQPGSSIMPGKVNPVIPEAMNQTCFKVIGNDLTVTMAAESGQLQLNVMEPVIAYSLLESVHILMNAMDCLRINCIDGITANEQHCKDMVLNSIGIVTALNPYIGYKNSTKIAKEALEKNLSVYDLVLENKLLSKEKLDEILNPQNMLGPHKYKD, via the coding sequence ATGTACAGAGTCGAAAACGATTTGATAGGAGATTTAGAAGTTCCTGAAAATGCATATTATGGAATTCAAACTCAAAGGGCTGTAAACAATTTTCATATAACAGGTATAAAATTATCTAATTATCCGGAATTAATTAAAGCATTAGCTTATGTAAAATGGGCGGCAGCAGAAACTAATTGTGAATTAGGAGTGTTAGATGAAAATATCAAAAATGCAATTGTAAAAGCATGTCAGGAAATTATAACCGGTAAATACGACAAAGAATTTCCAAGTGATGTAATTCAAGGAGGAGCAGGAACTTCAACCAACATGAACATAAATGAAGTGGTAGCCAATATTGCATTAGAAATAATGGGACATAAAAAAGGAGAATACCAATACTGTTCTCCTCACGATCACGTAAACCTTTCCCAATCTACTAATGATGCCTATCCAACTTCTATAAAATTAGCAGCAATTAATTCGAACATGATCTTAATTGATCATTTAAAACAATTAATTGAATCTTTCCGCAACAAAGGAAAAGAATTTATGCATGTTTTAAAAATGGGAAGAACCCAATTGCAAGATGCAGTACCAATGACTTTAGGTCAAGAATTTGAAGCTTTTGCAGAAACATTAAGTGAAGATGTGGACCGGTTGACTCAAAATTCTAATTTATTTTTAGAAATCAATATGGGTGCTACAGCCATCGGAACCGGATTAAACGCAATCCCCGGATATGCTGAATTATGTGCTAAAAAATTAGCGGAAATAACAAAATTACCGTTTATATCTGCGAAAAATTTAGTTGAAGCAACCCCGGATACCGGATCATATGTTATTTACTCGTCAGCTTTGAAAAGAGTAGCCATCAAGCTTTCAAAAATTTGTAACGATTTACGTCTATTATCATCCGGACCTCGTTGTGGACTGAACGAAATCAATCTACCGGCTATGCAACCGGGATCTTCCATTATGCCGGGAAAAGTTAATCCCGTTATTCCGGAAGCAATGAATCAAACTTGCTTTAAAGTTATTGGAAATGATTTAACAGTAACTATGGCGGCAGAATCCGGGCAACTCCAATTAAATGTAATGGAACCTGTAATTGCATACAGCTTGTTAGAATCAGTTCATATCTTAATGAACGCAATGGACTGTTTACGTATAAATTGTATCGACGGTATAACAGCTAATGAACAACATTGCAAAGATATGGTATTAAACAGTATAGGAATTGTTACAGCATTAAATCCCTATATAGGATACAAAAACAGCACCAAGATAGCTAAAGAAGCCTTAGAGAAAAATTTAAGTGTTTATGACTTAGTGCTCGAAAATAAGCTTTTATCAAAAGAAAAATTAGATGAAATATTGAACCCGCAAAATATGCTGGGGCCTCATAAGTATAAAGACTAA
- a CDS encoding o-succinylbenzoate synthase, translated as MIQANFTSYELQFKRPAGTSRGTLNSKLTYLLKVQNSDTEYVGECSFFRGLSADSEMEYEPKLQWVCDHINEGKEFLLTNCQEFPSIQFGIEQIFAQIENRKDGMFFPSEFTEGKQGIKINGLIWMGNLDFMREQIQQKLEQNYSCIKLKIGVNWQEEYKILQNLRNEFSASQLELRVDANGGFSFEEAKKVLDKLAQLEIHSIEQPIKAGNENQMAELCKYTPTPIALDEELIGKFYKDLKEKTLEIIKPQYIILKPSLIGGWKGSEEWIEIAESKNIDWWITSALESNIGLNAIAQWTALFHKDMPQGLGTGSLYTNNFPSKLSVRGEYLFYNP; from the coding sequence ATGATACAGGCAAATTTCACCTCATACGAATTACAATTTAAGCGTCCGGCAGGAACTTCTCGCGGAACATTAAATTCTAAGCTAACTTATCTTTTAAAAGTTCAAAATTCAGATACGGAATATGTTGGCGAATGTAGTTTTTTTAGGGGTTTAAGTGCTGATTCCGAAATGGAATATGAGCCTAAACTGCAATGGGTATGTGATCATATCAATGAAGGAAAAGAATTTTTGCTTACGAATTGTCAAGAATTTCCTTCCATACAATTCGGTATTGAACAGATTTTTGCTCAAATTGAAAACAGGAAAGACGGGATGTTTTTTCCTTCTGAATTTACCGAAGGAAAACAAGGAATTAAAATCAACGGATTAATTTGGATGGGAAATTTGGACTTTATGCGTGAGCAAATCCAACAAAAACTTGAACAAAATTATAGTTGTATAAAACTTAAAATTGGTGTTAACTGGCAAGAAGAATATAAAATATTACAAAACTTACGGAATGAATTTTCTGCTTCTCAATTGGAATTGAGAGTGGATGCTAATGGCGGATTTTCTTTTGAGGAAGCAAAAAAGGTATTAGATAAACTGGCTCAACTTGAAATTCATTCCATTGAACAACCTATTAAAGCCGGAAATGAAAATCAAATGGCTGAATTATGCAAATATACTCCCACTCCTATTGCTTTGGACGAAGAATTGATCGGTAAGTTTTATAAAGATCTAAAGGAAAAAACGTTAGAAATTATAAAACCTCAATATATAATTTTAAAACCTTCTTTAATTGGCGGATGGAAAGGATCGGAAGAATGGATTGAAATAGCCGAATCTAAAAATATAGATTGGTGGATCACTTCAGCCTTAGAATCCAATATTGGATTAAATGCTATAGCGCAATGGACTGCTTTATTTCATAAAGATATGCCGCAAGGTTTGGGTACAGGAAGTTTATATACTAATAATTTCCCTTCTAAACTTTCCGTAAGGGGTGAATATCTATTTTATAATCCATAA
- the aspD gene encoding aspartate 4-decarboxylase: MDISKLKTSRRKEQQLEQLSPFELKNDLIKLASDQQTKPTRTMLNAGRGNPNWIATVPREAFFTLGRFGIEECKRTLNKPEGLAGIPEKKGIGKRFEAFLEKNKDQPGIEHLKNTYKYGIEKHKYDRDSWAHELAEGIIGDQYPSPVRMLKHIEPIVHDYLIQEMCGNNPQRSGKYDIFAVEGGTAAMCYIFDSLMENYLLRKGDHIALGVPVFTPYLEIPELKRYDFKVTYVHGTGKNSDGTSNYQYPDEELDKLGDKTIKAFFIVNPSNPTSVEICDKSRKYLIKIVKNLNPNLMILTDDVYGTFVPKFSSLMNELPQNTLCVYSFSKYFGATGWRLGAIALYEDNIYDKMLKAIPEKEKAKTAKLYSSLTLYPEKLKFIDRLVADSRQVALNHTAGLSLPQQIQMMLFASFALLDKQNHYKKVCTDLVKHRFNLLWEGMNIPIKPDPERASYYCEIDIHEWASKNYDKDFVTFLEKNFEPVDILFRLAEKSSIVLLNGGGFAGPEWSVRVSLANLDDDDYKTIGKKLSETMYEYVEAWKNSKK, from the coding sequence ATGGATATTTCTAAACTAAAAACCTCTCGTCGTAAAGAGCAGCAATTAGAACAACTAAGCCCTTTTGAGTTAAAGAATGATTTGATTAAATTGGCCTCAGATCAACAAACTAAACCAACCAGAACCATGTTAAATGCAGGTCGTGGAAATCCCAATTGGATAGCAACAGTTCCTCGAGAAGCATTTTTTACCTTAGGAAGGTTCGGAATAGAAGAATGTAAAAGAACCTTAAATAAACCCGAAGGATTGGCGGGTATACCCGAAAAAAAAGGAATAGGTAAAAGATTTGAAGCATTTTTGGAAAAAAATAAAGACCAACCCGGTATCGAACATTTAAAAAATACCTATAAATATGGTATAGAAAAACATAAATACGATCGCGACAGTTGGGCGCATGAATTAGCGGAAGGAATTATCGGAGATCAATATCCAAGTCCGGTAAGGATGTTAAAACACATAGAACCCATAGTTCACGATTATCTCATTCAAGAAATGTGCGGGAATAATCCGCAAAGAAGTGGTAAATATGATATTTTTGCCGTAGAAGGAGGTACGGCTGCCATGTGTTATATTTTTGATTCTTTGATGGAAAACTATTTATTAAGAAAAGGAGATCATATTGCTTTAGGAGTTCCCGTTTTTACTCCTTACTTAGAAATACCTGAATTAAAAAGGTATGACTTTAAGGTAACTTACGTTCATGGTACAGGAAAAAATAGCGACGGAACTTCCAACTATCAATATCCGGATGAAGAATTAGATAAGTTAGGAGACAAAACCATCAAAGCCTTTTTCATTGTTAACCCAAGTAATCCCACCTCAGTAGAAATTTGCGATAAGAGTAGAAAATATCTCATAAAAATAGTTAAAAACCTCAATCCAAATTTAATGATATTGACGGATGATGTTTATGGTACTTTTGTTCCCAAATTTAGCTCATTAATGAACGAATTACCACAAAATACACTTTGTGTTTATTCATTCTCAAAATATTTCGGAGCCACAGGATGGCGTTTAGGGGCTATTGCTTTATATGAAGATAATATTTATGATAAAATGCTAAAAGCAATACCTGAAAAAGAAAAAGCCAAAACAGCAAAATTATATTCCAGTTTGACTTTATATCCTGAAAAACTGAAATTTATTGACCGATTAGTAGCAGACAGTCGTCAAGTTGCATTGAATCATACTGCAGGATTATCCTTACCTCAACAAATACAAATGATGTTGTTTGCATCGTTTGCATTATTGGATAAGCAAAATCACTATAAAAAAGTATGTACAGATTTAGTAAAACATAGATTTAATCTACTTTGGGAAGGAATGAATATACCTATCAAACCCGATCCGGAAAGAGCATCTTATTATTGTGAAATAGATATTCATGAATGGGCATCTAAAAATTACGATAAAGATTTTGTTACTTTCTTGGAAAAGAATTTTGAACCCGTAGATATACTTTTCAGATTAGCCGAAAAATCTTCCATAGTATTATTAAATGGAGGAGGATTTGCCGGTCCGGAATGGTCCGTAAGAGTATCGTTAGCTAATTTAGATGACGATGATTATAAAACAATAGGAAAAAAGCTTTCCGAAACAATGTACGAATACGTAGAAGCATGGAAAAATTCAAAAAAATAA
- a CDS encoding porin — protein MKKLSITKKILIAANCLFCLSMFGQQTNPSTGENTVNEPSFKSVLDKLLKDDKMLNIMFDTRVDYQATFKGSKTDQSSFRGNTVKVWFEGEIIPGFRYRVRHRLNTPQNALYRDNYSSATDQAYFEIDAGKNLTFRVGKQAVQFGTFEFDYNAADVYLYTMTYNDLDAYKTGVNVAYRVAGQTLNFEVVNSDAPQFATDKYKNKSLAGLFLWEGSLFNNVFRTRYGYGAFQHDASKYYNWITIGNQINLKKFTAELDWYMGDRDMDYGDVVQNEDLGLRHVRDNSVSVNFKYDLGKIKPLIKGVWNKRRDQINSSSYINGGVQAAVEYYPFTDPAIKDLRFHLMYAYNRTNFNGIYNGLDGINGNQIIAGMRWFLKIK, from the coding sequence ATGAAGAAATTAAGTATTACGAAAAAAATTCTCATAGCGGCTAATTGTTTATTTTGTTTGTCCATGTTCGGACAGCAAACCAATCCAAGTACAGGAGAAAACACTGTCAATGAACCATCTTTCAAATCCGTTCTGGATAAGTTATTGAAAGATGACAAAATGTTAAATATTATGTTTGATACTCGTGTAGATTATCAAGCTACTTTTAAAGGAAGTAAAACGGATCAAAGCAGTTTCAGAGGAAATACTGTAAAAGTATGGTTTGAAGGTGAAATAATTCCCGGGTTTCGTTACAGGGTACGTCATAGACTAAATACCCCTCAAAACGCATTGTACAGAGATAACTATTCATCAGCAACCGATCAAGCATATTTCGAAATTGATGCAGGAAAAAATTTAACATTCCGTGTAGGTAAACAAGCAGTACAATTCGGTACTTTTGAATTTGACTATAATGCTGCTGATGTTTACTTATATACTATGACCTATAATGACCTGGATGCGTATAAAACGGGGGTTAATGTAGCTTATAGAGTAGCAGGACAAACCTTAAATTTTGAAGTGGTAAATTCGGATGCTCCTCAATTTGCTACCGATAAATATAAAAATAAATCGTTAGCAGGTTTATTCTTATGGGAAGGTAGCCTTTTCAACAATGTATTTAGAACTCGATATGGATACGGGGCTTTTCAACATGATGCGAGCAAATATTATAACTGGATAACCATTGGTAACCAAATCAATCTTAAAAAATTTACAGCTGAATTAGATTGGTATATGGGAGATCGTGATATGGATTACGGGGATGTCGTTCAAAATGAAGATTTAGGATTAAGACATGTTAGAGACAATTCTGTTTCAGTTAATTTTAAATACGATTTAGGAAAGATAAAACCTTTAATTAAAGGAGTATGGAATAAAAGAAGAGATCAAATAAATTCTTCATCCTATATTAATGGAGGTGTTCAAGCAGCAGTTGAATATTATCCATTTACAGATCCGGCTATTAAAGACCTTAGATTCCACCTTATGTATGCATATAACAGAACCAATTTTAACGGAATATATAATGGTTTAGATGGAATTAATGGAAATCAAATTATTGCAGGTATGCGTTGGTTCTTGAAAATCAAATAG